From the Vanacampus margaritifer isolate UIUO_Vmar chromosome 14, RoL_Vmar_1.0, whole genome shotgun sequence genome, the window TTTTAAGAACGCCGCGATTGATGACGACCGTTTGACTTTCGTGCCCGACAAGGTCTTGGGCCTTTCGCCCTGGGAGGCGAAGGACAGGTGATGGCGTCGATGGCGACGGCGCTGATGCGGCTTCTGTTCGCCGAGACGTCCTCCCGCCGGGGATCCCGCCTCCCCTGCCCTAATGTTGGGCGTGGGCGCTCCCAGCACCCGGAAGGCGTCCTGTGGCGCGCTTGGGCTCAGATACTGCCAGGGCTTCTTCCCGGCCGTGTCCCGCAGTTTCACGTCGGCGTCGAATTTGTTAACCAGCAGGCGGATCATGTTCTTGTTGCTGTGGATGGCGGCAATGTGAAGTGGCGTTTGGCCGCATGATGACCGAGCGTTGATGTCAAATGCCAAACCAGCCTTTTGCACACCGTACCTGTAAACGCAAGTAGCGCAGGTCATTAATTAGCAAGTCAGAACTATTATCTTCATCTTGGTGTACTGTAGCTCACAAAAGTTAGTCCACCCCTCACATATTGTATCTTGACACaataagtgaaaatggctgttctttgagttaatttaagggAACAATAAATTTACATTGTTATATAACTACTAGTGCTATTACTTTTCATTGtatcaaagtgtcatttcttcagtatCATCTCATGAAAAGGTATAATGAAATAACTGCAGAAATATGAGTGGTGTGTAGTCACTATTGTGAGATATTGTAGATGTGAGTTGAAGAGGAGCctcatttcaacaaaaaaatagtgCCTCATTGCCATTTATGGGCAATTCTAAACCTTTTTGTGAGAAGCATCAATTACTTGTCgacagaggtgacaaatccaggtccagaaagtaaaaaccctgccacagtctggctttagcccctgatgctagctagctagctagctccctaacaggtaaacaagcaccatgggagctagctaccCTGTatgctaataataacaactCTATTAAATTGGGTACTGGTACAACTCCTCGTTTTGACATTAAACGGGGAATCCGACAAGGATGTCCGATTTTTCCTTACCTCTTCCTCCTTGTTACGTAACTTTTAGCTAGCCATATTAAGTCAAGTACTTTAAAAGGAATTAAAATTGCAGAGCGAGAAATATTTATTAGTCAATTAACCGATGATACCACTCTTTTTCTCAAAGACTCTGACTAGATAGCGTCTGCTCTGGATATCATAAATGTGTTCTCTAGGGCTTCTGGACTATAcctgaatgtaaataaatgtgatcTTATGGCAGTGAAAGACTCTGTTGTTGGCtcaatgttgaacatttctgtCAAAGACACGACTAACTATAAAATTCATTcaattcattagaaaaaaaattatttgattaatcttttaatttatcttgcttagttttatattcataaatgtaaatatgtaaagtagaaacatatttttttgtttttaaaagagaTAGATGTATATGTACAGTCCATCTCTATTTCCAAAAATAAGAAGGCCTTAATTTTGTGGTCTCATTTTggcgtttttaatatttattagtttaagacccctggcattactttttttttccattttcaccttttcctttactgttattgtgagattgttgtgtattgtgatgatgattgtttgcttaatgtttggcttttgatttaaatttgttaaataaagcaatttaaaaaaaacatgggagctagctagctagcacctgaaagtaaaaaccctgccacagtttggctttagcccctgatgctagctagctagctccctagcaggtaaacgagcaccacgggagctagctagctagctagctagcacctggggctaaagctaaactgtggcagggtttttactttctggacctggatttgccacctcttctTGCAGACTTCCACTATACGCAGCAGagataaagtgcattttcattccactatttgaatgaatttaatGTAAATACTTCACCAGAGTACTGGAATTAATCATATTCCACTTTACATATTTCACTGTATTGTTTGTAAAGTCATAACAAGGTTGCATGCAAGCAGTACCAGAGTGTGTTGAGAACTCGGTGGTCGCCGTGTTTGGCGATCCAGTGCAGCACGGTGAACCCAGAGATGAAGTCTCGCCTGTTGAGAAGAGTGCAGTCCTCTCGAAACAGCGAGTAGATGTCTGGCCAGGCTCCTGACGCCCCTTTCACCAGCCAGGCATGTTCTCTGGGCTCCAGAGGAACCAAAGACtgctgacaaaaacaaaagtcaagacAACAGAACCAATGTCAGTATGTGGCACACATTGGCCCGCAATGTTCTTCCTTTCCAGTTTAAGTGAACATACTATAAAACTTGACTTGTTTGCAAATGGTCTAGAGTGCCTGGCACATGATAAAATGTAAGTTTAAACAaccaagtgaaaatgaaaatgtgtccatAAGCAAACTATTCTAtgcttgtgtttttaaattagcCAGTGGTGTCTTTGTACATGCGCCGTTCATTTGCAGTGTGGACGCAAAGGGGTGATTTGAACCTGGGTGTAACAAATGGATTTTAAAGCtacactttgtaacaatttgcccaaaaatatctttacctaacagcctttttatttgaccatgtatgactgaaactttttttttaattagtagattaacaccgtAGCTGTTCATAATAGGAACTCCtgcaatagttttcagacagaattcgggttcgaatttcccaccctATGTCTGCCGATGAGACGTCATATGCGCATTGTGTATatgaagaagggaaaatgcagtttcctTTTTTGGTCACAGGTGCCAGTAACGattcaatatttaatttacCGCATTCAGTATCTTTAATCATGTTGTAATTCTTTACCCTTTTATTTTGACCTAAGAATGTCAGCTACATTGGAACTGATTTTAAATAGTGAAAGCAATTAGTACTGTCActttaaaatctttttaaaaatcgattatCCTCATCGATTAATTTAGTAAGGCCCCATCCCTCATTTTTTTGGTTTCTAAATTTATTGATTCGTTTTTTGTTAATCCACTAAGATTGGATGTaaattgaattgagtggatataaaTACTCATAATTTTATTATCTTCTATACATATTCATtgttaaacaccaacaaaatcaGCCTTCACTAAGAGGATAGCAATCGCGTCTAGCATTAGCACGGTAGCGattttaaggtaaacaaacacaaactattTAGTTCACACTTAGGCTACAtctactgtacattgcaaatgtaATGGTGTCTTTAAAAAAGCCACTTTCATatgcttcaacattattccatgACTAAATAAGGGTATTAGCcaatgctaaacggttagcaatcgcgattagcatcagcgcgctagcgattaccatttaaggtaaacaaacactacctgccatttagttcacacatactaGCTACATTACACATGTACATTGTCTTACAAGTCACAGATGGTGcttcaaattcaataataatcCCTGTGTAAACGAGCAGAGCTGCTTGTGGTTAGCTACAATAACTTTCTCTTCTTGTCTTCTTCTAGGAAATGTTTAGTGCATGAgtgccctctactggttaaAAGATGAACACCTAAAACCGAATGGCAGGttatgttttgaaataataattacagCCTTAGTGCTTTTTTAGGACTTACAGAACTTACTTTCCTATGTTTTGGAGAAACTCAATGAATAAAACCCCACTAAGTTCTAAGTCAGTGAgcgttttttaagaaaaaaattaacatccGCCAATCGGCCACTCGATGGTGCACTAACAGAGGAAATACAAATCAGATCACAGCCACCATTGCAATACTGTACTGCGtgagtctgaaaaaaaaaaaaagtccatgtaTAAAACATGGACGGAACAAACATGGTTCAGAGCAAGTTGCTTTATGTCCTACCTGCTTACTGGGACTTTCATGATGAGTACCAATCTTCCCTGTGGCGTCCGTCCTCTCAGCCAAGTCAGCCAAGCTGTTGGAGAGAGATGGTGTGGAGCAGGATGACAGCGAGGACGACGACAAGTTGTAGCGAAGGCTCAGCGAGGACGAGATCCGGTGGAGGCGCTTCCGTCTTGCCGCTTCGTTCCCTCCCGCTCTGCCTTCCGCCGCTGCCGCTTCCTCCTCCTGCACGAGCTGGTTGAGGTCGGCGCCCATGCTGCGGCACATGCGGCCTCTCAGCCTACTGCTGATGCGCCTGGCGACCGTCGGGCGCTGACGCGGCGCTGGTGATGAGGCGGAGCAGTCACTTGATTCGTGGTCGTCGTAGAGATCACCTGGACATCAATACAGTTGTTTTACAATATGCTCACCAAACATATTCTttatacggaagaggattagggccagtgaagagagaaaaaaaagggctgactttaatgtcataattctgactttaaagtgagaattttgactgtgacgtagagctatgaattgtgggggtaagccagaaagtcagaattctgagaataaagtcagaattctcaatttaaagttagaattctgagaataaagtaaaaattctcactttaaagtcagaattttactttaaagtcagaattcataCATACTTTAAAGTGTGAATTCTGAGAAGTGAATATtcacactttaaagtcagaatcctgccccaaaaaaaattctcttcaCTTGCCCGAATCCTCTTCCGTAGCTTTCAGATGTGGTTTCATGATGAACCTGAacgtaactaaaaaaaattccaggccCATACTGTGCCCCCTTTAAAAGAGCAGAACTtgtgacttgtttttttcccccttcctcaTGTTTATCCTTCTTTCCATCTAAGAAACTTGGGGTGCTTACATCAGTCTCTGTTGTTGACATTGTTACGTAAAAACAAATGCTTTtccatacttggccaataaatcttGATTCTCATTGTACATTGGATCTTTGCCActatagccatcaatgacaATGAATGAGATAAATGCACCTCATTTAACTTTCTCTAAAGAAGACAACTGTCTGACCTGAGGAATGGTGCCATGGAACTCTTCTGGACACAGAGTGCTGGTGAAGATGGTCCGAGGAGTGATGTAATGGCGCCACATGGGCGGGGAATGCTCGTTTGTCAAGAAGATTGCCCGTGGAGTGATGCCAGGGTGCCGGGACCTTCAGTTCGGTGTGCCGCATCATGGATCCCAGTTTTGTCTCAGGGGATCGCTGGAGGACCTCCTGAGATTTTAAGGCATCTGCTGGACCACCTGATcaccaaacacaaaatcaccttCAGGACAAaccctgttttttgttttgcggtCATCACttgatggcaaaaaaacaaaaacaaatcacagaCCCTTTTTATGGTGTTTTTGCTGCTAGTACATGTCCATAATAATACACAGTGGAACAATGACCAGGACATTTAGACAGCATAATAGACACCagtttatcaacattttttttttttaatgaaggatAGGCATGGGCTGATTACCAGCTTAATGATTTattgtgattttaaaatgtcacgTTTTCAATAACCACTAACATTGGCTGTCACTGGTAATGAGCGGTTTGTTCATTTGCTTAGGGGACGTCTAAGCAAGGCACAGTATGCACAGTTGAGTAAATGAGCTGCCTCTTACAAATTAATTGCTTCCAAATtccaatttacttttttttctctttctaagCAGGAAGTTAGGCATagagggggaggaagaggaaaaagacAGTGCATGCACAGATGCCTTTTCGCTTTGATGAATGTTCATTGCCTCATAAAAATGGTGCCATCAGGTACTAGTTAGcctcaaggacaacatgagtagcccatgggtcttaaagggatacttgactcattgagcgtTTTTCAGCAGTGAGAAGATATTTCGGTcaataatacattatttttcatgtacaattaatactttaaaaaacacattttactaaCTTGCTGTccataaagatgacatcacacgtgctcaggaaacaggtaacaACCTATCATTGCTCAGTTTGctaaagtcacatgaccaaacccagaaaactggtgaattgtacatgaaaaataataaacttatGGTTAAATGAGCAAAGTATCCCTTAAATGtaccaaatattaaatatttaaaatagtatttaatggagaaaaaacgtttttggtaTCTATCCAAATATACTACTTTGTAGGTAATTTTAgagttgtaattttaatacagtgataccacaatatttttttttaatctcatgttATCACATCGTCCAGCTGACTTAAGACAATTAAACGACAAGAAAAGACAAGAACTCAAATATGTTTTCTTTCACAATTTTTATCATGTGACATTTTTAGGCTATGAAACATTAGTAGCTGACTGCTCCAAAAGTTTGTATGTGGTCTTACCTGCTACTAAATGCAGTTTCTCAGTGCTGCTGTTCCACCCTGATCGTCTGGCTGCCCACTCATTGCTGGAGTAGCCAACATCAGACGGGTAGCAGAAGACGCTGTTGTGGCTGCTCGACAGCCACGTCCCTTCATTTGGACTCCAACCATGTCCGTGCTCCAAGACAGCACCTGCAGGGTGCGAGTAGCGTCTCTCCTCGTCTTCAGCTCTATCTGGAATCGGCATGGAGCGCTCTGCTGGCAAACTTAGCCGGGTGGGCATGGAGTCCCTGGGGGGCAATGCGGGAACTAAATTTGGACCCAACTTTGGTCCTCTTAGCTGCAGCTCTGACTCCAAACTGAATCCTGGGTGGGAATGGGGTACCTGTCCCTCTGCCAAATTCTGGATGGAAATCTTTGGAATCATACTCTCCGTTGATGATGAGGCAACGGGCGGGCTTACGTTGGATGCAGCAAGAGGTCCAAGGTGACCACTGAGGGGTTCAACTCCTGGTGAATTCAGCTTCATCTTGAGCCCTTCATCGGCATCATCATCCTCATAGGAGACTGCAGTTTTGTAACTCTGCCTGTATCTGGGGCGACGTGGCTGACCAAGAAGACTTTGACAGGAAAGATCCCCCTCTTTGCTTTTTTGGGTTCCTGGAGGCGACACCTGCTGGCTGACTTGTTGGACTGAGTCTTGGGGGAGGTTCTGTCTCATTGCGGGATACTCCGGCATTCCTTGGGGCCTAGGGTGTGTTTTAGCTGAGATTTGAGCGAGATTCACCGCCGGAGCTGCTTCAGCTCTACTAACATGCTTCGGTTCCGGTGTCAGGTTCAAATTAGTCTCTACATTGTTGTTGTTCAGTATGATACCAGCCGCGGGTAGGACTTTTTTCATCTCAGGTTCTCTTGGCAGAGCGTGTGCTGCCTCCTCTCTGGGCGATGGCTtcttttgaactttttctttGCCCCAATCCGGGTTCAAGGGTGGCGGCTCGGCGGTCCTTCGGGCGGGCGTCCCGGAAGTGGCGGTTCCGCCACCGCTTGGACCCGAACCTCTGAATTTCTGCTTGAGAACGACATGCGACACGCCATGCTCCTGCTTGACCGTGGCCACGGAGTTGACGAACTTCTTGAAGAGTTCGCGGTTCCGAACCTGGTCTGCATGGTCCCGGAGGAAGCCCCTGAAGTGTAGAAGCAGGTCGGAATTTTTTACCGAGCCTCCTCTGCTCTGTAGAAAATGTAAAACCGATTCTTGGGTGAAATCCGTATCCATTCTGGTTTCAGTTTTTTGCTCCTTGTTGGTTTCGAAGGTCGGTAGTTGGTTGAGTTTGAGTGACAGAAGAATGAAGCTCCGCCCACTTCAGGTATTTAACCCTTTTCTCACTAGTCGCATTCTTGCAGGTGAACCGGAGGCATGGTGGCCAACGTCATTATTCGTTTTAAACACAGATTGATTCTATTTACCTagacatattttaaatttggaTAATTTTGAAGTAAATACTGGTGTCGATTCTAAGGCCCAGGCCAAGACTGTCAGTAGccgaaaaatgtattttcaacttGAAGCAATGTTGCCAATTTAAGACATTGTCTCCCTCTAGCGGGCAACAATATAATACATGTACTTGATACAAGCAAGTATGCACAAGTAGCCGTAAAACTGTAGGCCTACTGTAGTATTTACAAAACGTTTGGGATGAAAACGTTTCGGGATGAACCAAACCTGTAGGTGTACTTGATTAGACCTTCTCTAAATTTTTGAGTAGACACGTCCaactgttcaatgtttcagtaactactttttgctgttttctagTTATGTATGTGCCATGTGATGAAACATACTGCACATTGATTATGTCAGTCTGAccgaccatccatccatccatccatccatccactgacATATCGCTGCCTACCATATTCATTTCATAAAGGCAGACTTTTAATACAGTTCATATACTGAGTCCAATCAGTGAATCACTAGATACATTTGACAGTACCACTGACAccatttacaaaatatatttatttagcaaaaacaaaacaaaagaacatcAGGAGCCATTTTTCAATCATCCAACTTTTTATAGATCCAGCAAGTTAACCAACAAAACACATCTGGGATAATCTGTTGTGCCTATGAGGAGTAAGTCAAAAAGTGAGTGTGATAGGCTTTGTATGTGATATTTGGAGAATAGGAAACAAAATGACGATATGTAAAATGTGCTCtctgaactttaaaaaaaataaaaaggaaaacttgtACGTGTATGATAAAATATTGTCCTTAGACATTTCAGGCTgaataaaatgtactcaagtagttaaaaacatttataaagaaCTGCACTGCTGCCTCggtaaaaaaatgtcaagtttaACATATGTTTGACATTAGATGACATGTGAGTTGGTCTGATTGGATGACCCTCTAAAAAGTAAGCTGTATGTAATAGATAAGTGCATAGTCACCAGTGGATAACCTTAAAAAAAGTCCAACATTTCCATCTGCTGCTTCCATTTTTCttgacaacattaaaaaatgtcttatGACCTTTGCTGGGTTCTTTAAGAGCAAGAGAGCATAATGAGGACCTAATAGAATCGTGAGTCCAGTTTAAGGCATTATAAGATCAAGAAGCATTAATATGCATTACTAGGCTAATTTAATACTTACatctagggatgttcaataccacttttttcagactgatatcAGTACGAGAACTCTTAAGCAGAGCTGgactggcattttgacttaagcCCGCCGGCCAAGCCCGGCCTGACTCCTGCCCAACacatagttctgccactgatattgACAGATGTTGGTTACGTTTTTTGTCTATATtacaaattgatggatggactagtccctctaaattgttgGCCAATctaaaatggagaaaaataatcattaaaaagcactgcattggccccaaaagacgccggcccaccgggcatctgccctgtatgccggATGGCCAGACCAGCCCTGCTCCTgagtagtcattgatacagatACCGAGTATAAAAACCACCAGtagttttgatacataaaaaaaacaaaaacaatgatagacaacattaaatatattttttccttaagaTTGCATGAAATTCATGGCAATTttcgattttctttttttcttctaatttctagttcctgatcgtaaaactcTCACAAAAGAGcggctgatactggtatcggtcgcCATCAGGGGTACCAATAaattgaaataaggcctggtatcggcaCTCGCCCATCACTACCTAAATCTATAACAATAACTTATGTTCAAATGTGGAAACTGGCTTATTTTGTGATTTATATTATTATCAATAAGTTAGggccaagcaaaaaaaataataaaagaaaatgtaaatgaaacaaaacaacgtTGAACATTGCATCCCATCCAAATCTTTGGACTCTTCTTCCTTTGACATCAAGTGGAGTTCAATTTTAGTGGCAGTTTGTTGTTATTATCTTTTCTTTGGCCACCAGCAAACATGCTTTTCTAATTGAGCAAAATCATAGTTGCCAAAATGAGAGCACCGTTGCATTCTGACTTGGCGAAGCTGCGTGACCGGACCTTTCATCATTTTCTCACAGTATTCACATTATTTCTTGTCACAGTCCAATCTCCTCTGCCTTAGCAAAGTTGAAAGAACTTATCATATAAATATTGATCCTTGTCCGAAAATCTTTCAAATATGTGAAGTCAACGTGTCAAGTATTCCTAAAACAGTTGGACAATAGAAGAAAAAGACCTTTATTAAAATCCTAATCATATTTTTAGGCACTTCCAACCAGGTGGACTTTTACAGAGCAGGTAAGAATGGCAGCAGTTGGGCAATTTTAAAACTTAAGGCAGATgcgttatttttttctcttgtaaAAGTTTCAGTCGGGTGCGAATAAAACGAGGCACATGACAGTGTTTGCAGCTTCACATGTGTGCATAGATTC encodes:
- the sowahb gene encoding uncharacterized protein sowahb isoform X2, with amino-acid sequence MDTDFTQESVLHFLQSRGGSVKNSDLLLHFRGFLRDHADQVRNRELFKKFVNSVATVKQEHGVSHVVLKQKFRGSGPSGGGTATSGTPARRTAEPPPLNPDWGKEKVQKKPSPREEAAHALPREPEMKKVLPAAGIILNNNNVETNLNLTPEPKHVSRAEAAPAVNLAQISAKTHPRPQGMPEYPAMRQNLPQDSVQQVSQQVSPPGTQKSKEGDLSCQSLLGQPRRPRYRQSYKTAVSYEDDDADEGLKMKLNSPGVEPLSGHLGPLAASNVSPPVASSSTESMIPKISIQNLAEGQVPHSHPGFSLESELQLRGPKLGPNLVPALPPRDSMPTRLSLPAERSMPIPDRAEDEERRYSHPAGAVLEHGHGWSPNEGTWLSSSHNSVFCYPSDVGYSSNEWAARRSGWNSSTEKLHLVAGGPADALKSQEVLQRSPETKLGSMMRHTELKVPAPWHHSTGNLLDKRAFPAHVAPLHHSSDHLHQHSVSRRVPWHHSSGDLYDDHESSDCSASSPAPRQRPTVARRISSRLRGRMCRSMGADLNQLVQEEEAAAAEGRAGGNEAARRKRLHRISSSLSLRYNLSSSSLSSCSTPSLSNSLADLAERTDATGKIGTHHESPSKQSLVPLEPREHAWLVKGASGAWPDIYSLFREDCTLLNRRDFISGFTVLHWIAKHGDHRVLNTLWYGVQKAGLAFDINARSSCGQTPLHIAAIHSNKNMIRLLVNKFDADVKLRDTAGKKPWQYLSPSAPQDAFRVLGAPTPNIRAGEAGSPAGGRLGEQKPHQRRRHRRHHLSFASQGERPKTLSGTKVKRSSSIAAFLKHKSLARFHGYKSDD
- the sowahb gene encoding uncharacterized protein sowahb isoform X1, which translates into the protein MDTDFTQESVLHFLQSRGGSVKNSDLLLHFRGFLRDHADQVRNRELFKKFVNSVATVKQEHGVSHVVLKQKFRGSGPSGGGTATSGTPARRTAEPPPLNPDWGKEKVQKKPSPREEAAHALPREPEMKKVLPAAGIILNNNNVETNLNLTPEPKHVSRAEAAPAVNLAQISAKTHPRPQGMPEYPAMRQNLPQDSVQQVSQQVSPPGTQKSKEGDLSCQSLLGQPRRPRYRQSYKTAVSYEDDDADEGLKMKLNSPGVEPLSGHLGPLAASNVSPPVASSSTESMIPKISIQNLAEGQVPHSHPGFSLESELQLRGPKLGPNLVPALPPRDSMPTRLSLPAERSMPIPDRAEDEERRYSHPAGAVLEHGHGWSPNEGTWLSSSHNSVFCYPSDVGYSSNEWAARRSGWNSSTEKLHLVAGGPADALKSQEVLQRSPETKLGSMMRHTELKVPAPWHHSTGNLLDKRAFPAHVAPLHHSSDHLHQHSVSRRVPWHHSSGDLYDDHESSDCSASSPAPRQRPTVARRISSRLRGRMCRSMGADLNQLVQEEEAAAAEGRAGGNEAARRKRLHRISSSLSLRYNLSSSSLSSCSTPSLSNSLADLAERTDATGKIGTHHESPSKQQSLVPLEPREHAWLVKGASGAWPDIYSLFREDCTLLNRRDFISGFTVLHWIAKHGDHRVLNTLWYGVQKAGLAFDINARSSCGQTPLHIAAIHSNKNMIRLLVNKFDADVKLRDTAGKKPWQYLSPSAPQDAFRVLGAPTPNIRAGEAGSPAGGRLGEQKPHQRRRHRRHHLSFASQGERPKTLSGTKVKRSSSIAAFLKHKSLARFHGYKSDD